From Myxococcus stipitatus, one genomic window encodes:
- a CDS encoding DUF2267 domain-containing protein produces MAEHREQQGVHSRPAVSLEERRARRRAAHASQTFAAFIQRLCERGGMSPAVARQAAVSVLCAVEQRINSDETRDLEAQLPRRLSELLHRCERHEDELPGKFGREELLRRVGEDLSLHPDAVEPVVRAVLNSVRDHISEGEAEDVMAQLPEDLRELWRHPV; encoded by the coding sequence ATGGCCGAGCATCGCGAGCAGCAGGGAGTGCACAGCCGCCCCGCCGTCTCCCTCGAGGAGCGACGGGCCCGACGCCGCGCCGCGCACGCGAGTCAGACCTTCGCGGCCTTCATCCAGCGGTTGTGCGAGCGCGGAGGCATGTCTCCCGCGGTGGCCCGGCAGGCCGCGGTGTCGGTGCTCTGCGCGGTGGAGCAGCGCATCAACAGCGACGAGACCCGCGACCTCGAGGCCCAGCTCCCGCGCAGGTTGTCGGAGCTGCTCCACCGTTGCGAGCGCCACGAGGACGAGCTCCCCGGCAAGTTCGGTCGGGAGGAGCTCCTGCGGCGCGTGGGGGAGGACCTGTCGCTCCATCCGGATGCGGTGGAGCCCGTGGTGCGCGCGGTCCTCAACTCCGTCCGCGACCACATCAGTGAGGGAGAGGCCGAGGACGTCATGGCCCAGCTCCCCGAGGACCTGCGGGAGCTGTGGCGCCATCCCGTCTGA
- a CDS encoding metallophosphoesterase — MSPRTIVIGDLHGCYDEALELLDKVGATSSDRVIFAGDLVDRGPRRRECVELAMRHEAVLGNHEEAHLQQRRRADERLNPDHLETRRALEPEHFDWMARLPHYLRLPEHDAIVVHAGMLPGLPVEAQNPYHLLHAQCIQPPATKSYWPSKAPEGFTFWTHHWKGPERVIFGHTVFDRPLVTEHAVGIDTGCVYGRSLTAVVLPSWELVSVPARKTYRGGKEVALFPVHGDVCVYS; from the coding sequence ATGTCGCCCCGTACCATCGTCATCGGAGATCTCCACGGCTGCTACGACGAGGCCCTGGAGCTGCTCGACAAGGTCGGGGCGACCTCCAGCGACCGCGTCATCTTCGCGGGTGACCTGGTGGACCGCGGGCCCCGGCGCCGCGAGTGCGTGGAGCTGGCCATGCGGCACGAGGCCGTCCTGGGCAACCACGAGGAGGCCCACCTGCAGCAGCGGCGGCGGGCGGACGAACGGCTGAACCCCGACCACCTGGAGACGCGCCGCGCGCTGGAGCCGGAGCACTTCGACTGGATGGCCCGGCTGCCGCACTACCTGCGGCTGCCCGAGCACGACGCCATCGTGGTGCACGCCGGCATGCTCCCGGGCCTGCCCGTGGAAGCGCAGAACCCGTACCACCTGCTGCATGCCCAATGCATCCAGCCACCGGCGACCAAGAGCTACTGGCCTTCCAAGGCTCCAGAGGGGTTCACCTTCTGGACACACCACTGGAAGGGCCCGGAGCGCGTCATCTTCGGACACACCGTCTTCGACCGACCGCTCGTCACCGAGCACGCGGTGGGCATCGACACCGGCTGCGTGTACGGCCGGTCGCTGACGGCGGTGGTGCTCCCCTCGTGGGAGCTCGTCTCGGTGCCAGCCCGGAAGACCTACCGGGGCGGCAAAGAGGTGGCGCTGTTCCCGGTGCATGGCGACGTGTGCGTCTACTCGTGA
- a CDS encoding RNA polymerase sigma factor, producing the protein MYEQLTDDELFAEVVRRRAASEPFSGPLGALVQRWSRPARYVISKIQASYGRGSPADADELYQDAVGKFLDRGLDQFRGVSQQMPGRSASPKTFFLRIVKHVAIDFYRRHREELAPAPSDPDDAMEEQPSETARAVEMGRRREERAEAQELYWAAFARLQQEHPKEASAWELYHHEDVEDHEECARRLNISVVNSYKRVSRAQAYLKLYLLDLQRESPGEEA; encoded by the coding sequence GTGTACGAGCAGCTCACGGATGACGAATTGTTCGCGGAGGTGGTCCGCCGCCGCGCCGCCAGCGAGCCCTTCAGCGGGCCGCTCGGGGCGTTGGTGCAGCGGTGGAGCCGACCTGCCCGGTATGTCATCAGCAAGATCCAGGCGAGCTACGGCCGCGGTTCCCCCGCGGACGCGGACGAGCTCTACCAGGACGCGGTGGGGAAGTTCCTCGACCGCGGCCTGGACCAGTTCCGGGGCGTCTCCCAGCAGATGCCCGGCAGGAGCGCGTCTCCCAAGACGTTCTTCCTGCGCATCGTCAAGCACGTGGCCATCGACTTCTACCGGCGCCACCGCGAGGAGCTCGCGCCCGCTCCGTCCGACCCCGATGACGCCATGGAGGAGCAGCCTTCCGAGACGGCCCGCGCCGTGGAGATGGGCCGGCGCCGCGAGGAGCGCGCGGAGGCCCAGGAGCTGTACTGGGCGGCCTTCGCCCGTCTCCAGCAGGAACACCCCAAGGAGGCCTCGGCGTGGGAGCTCTACCACCACGAGGACGTGGAGGATCACGAGGAATGCGCCCGTCGTCTGAACATCAGCGTGGTGAACTCCTACAAGCGAGTCAGCCGCGCCCAGGCCTACTTGAAGCTCTACCTGCTGGATCTCCAGCGCGAGTCACCCGGGGAGGAAGCGTGA
- a CDS encoding vWA domain-containing protein yields the protein MTTTQTPPQLPEAQRGPAERLLDLVLSGSAHLWHNRPGLDAEGMWHAAAHASPQLKARARPVRPGLFVPAAVKLYTQLLDIYRLNSELMAHFASYALTQTDWRDLKVATCALMLVQEHAGQPVRGDDGQVAFHDDDWRAIGEAMVLHYERKSTRMLTPKAVLRVAELLEHPDIARLNREAGFGDPASRKAPMGRWKRVATRWLAAREANPSMLQGLVKAGYKETLKKLARKAGYKPRSQAFFEVLGWKQKQSDGGHRTVGLDGLTLVKRERFDGLSEAEICEWIDLERLSYKEVVGRLPKDVGLTPAIMAALLPSLSDRDLRLMTPTLEELGLLAEPSVRARWEKAVRTATDQRALNISKNVRSQELRQKLEEASDNAARHAVAEATAETDVRVMFLIDKSGSMEGAIENSKEALARILAGFPAEKLHIAAFDTMGTVLRPKAPNRAAVQHMLANLKASGGTAHMAGVHALHRDGVRVPEGAKLVVIVVGDEAGEAGDQFARAFRDCGYTVAALALLVSVAGARGNTVRTCAGQLKVPFSEVNVDQFEDPYQVPRVLKALLDAPTAPGASQSGWVERVMRTPLLKVA from the coding sequence ATGACCACGACCCAGACTCCGCCCCAGTTGCCCGAGGCACAGCGCGGTCCGGCCGAGCGCCTGCTGGACCTGGTGCTCAGCGGCTCCGCCCACCTGTGGCACAACCGTCCCGGACTCGACGCGGAGGGCATGTGGCACGCCGCCGCGCACGCCTCGCCGCAGCTCAAGGCCCGCGCACGCCCGGTGCGGCCCGGCCTGTTCGTGCCCGCGGCGGTGAAGCTCTACACGCAGCTGCTCGACATCTACCGGCTCAACTCGGAGCTGATGGCGCACTTCGCGTCCTACGCGTTGACGCAGACCGACTGGCGCGACCTCAAGGTGGCCACCTGCGCGCTCATGCTGGTGCAGGAGCACGCGGGCCAGCCCGTGCGGGGTGACGACGGCCAGGTGGCGTTCCACGACGACGACTGGCGCGCCATCGGCGAGGCCATGGTGCTGCACTACGAGCGCAAGTCCACGCGCATGCTCACGCCCAAGGCGGTGCTGCGGGTGGCGGAGCTGCTCGAGCACCCGGACATCGCGCGCCTCAACCGCGAGGCGGGCTTCGGTGACCCGGCGTCCCGCAAGGCGCCCATGGGCCGCTGGAAGCGCGTGGCGACGCGGTGGCTGGCGGCACGCGAGGCCAACCCGTCCATGCTCCAGGGCCTGGTGAAGGCCGGCTACAAGGAGACGCTGAAGAAGCTGGCGCGCAAGGCGGGGTACAAGCCGCGCTCGCAGGCCTTCTTCGAGGTGCTCGGCTGGAAGCAGAAGCAGTCCGACGGCGGGCACCGCACGGTGGGCCTCGACGGGCTGACGCTGGTCAAGCGCGAGCGCTTCGACGGGCTGTCGGAGGCGGAGATCTGCGAGTGGATCGACCTGGAGCGCCTCTCCTACAAGGAGGTGGTGGGCCGGCTGCCGAAGGACGTGGGCCTGACGCCGGCCATCATGGCGGCCCTCTTGCCCTCGTTGTCGGACCGCGACCTGCGGCTGATGACGCCGACCCTGGAGGAGCTGGGGCTCCTGGCGGAGCCGTCCGTGCGCGCGCGCTGGGAGAAGGCCGTGCGGACGGCCACCGACCAGCGGGCGCTGAACATCTCGAAGAACGTGCGCAGCCAGGAGCTGCGCCAGAAGCTGGAGGAGGCGAGCGACAACGCGGCACGCCACGCGGTGGCGGAGGCGACGGCGGAGACCGACGTGCGGGTGATGTTCCTCATCGACAAGTCGGGCTCCATGGAGGGCGCCATCGAGAACTCGAAGGAGGCGCTGGCGCGCATCCTCGCGGGGTTCCCGGCGGAGAAGCTGCACATCGCGGCGTTCGACACGATGGGCACCGTCCTCAGGCCGAAGGCCCCCAACCGCGCCGCCGTGCAGCACATGCTCGCCAACCTGAAGGCCTCGGGTGGCACCGCGCACATGGCGGGCGTCCACGCGCTGCATCGGGATGGGGTGCGGGTGCCGGAGGGGGCGAAGCTGGTGGTCATCGTGGTGGGCGACGAGGCGGGAGAGGCGGGGGACCAGTTCGCCCGCGCCTTCCGTGACTGCGGCTACACCGTGGCGGCCCTGGCGTTGCTGGTGAGCGTGGCGGGGGCCCGTGGCAACACGGTCCGCACGTGCGCTGGCCAGCTGAAGGTCCCCTTCAGCGAGGTGAACGTGGACCAGTTCGAGGACCCGTACCAGGTCCCCCGGGTGCTCAAGGCGCTGCTGGACGCGCCGACGGCCCCCGGCGCCAGCCAGTCCGGCTGGGTGGAGCGGGTGATGCGCACGCCCCTGCTGAAGGTGGCGTGA
- the nfi gene encoding deoxyribonuclease V (cleaves DNA at apurinic or apyrimidinic sites), whose protein sequence is MEVGSSVHRWDVTPTEAVALQRELREQVVLKPPAGLRVERVAGADVSTEKGRPTGFGGIVVLDAASLAPVAHAGSAVELSFPYVPGLLSFRELPVLAVAWQRLKVRPDVLVFDGHGIAHPRRLGIASHGGLLFGIPSIGCAKSLLVGTHGKLGEERGATSPLVHKGEVVGMAVRTRRAVQPVYVSAGHLMDLPTAVELVLKAAPRFREPETTRRAHRLVNDLRRAGGEAAELE, encoded by the coding sequence ATGGAGGTCGGGTCGTCGGTGCATCGCTGGGACGTCACCCCCACGGAGGCGGTGGCGCTCCAGCGGGAGCTGCGGGAGCAGGTGGTGTTGAAGCCTCCGGCGGGGCTGCGCGTCGAGCGCGTCGCCGGAGCGGACGTGTCCACGGAGAAGGGACGCCCCACGGGCTTCGGGGGCATCGTGGTGCTCGACGCGGCCTCGCTGGCCCCGGTGGCCCATGCGGGCTCCGCGGTCGAGCTGTCCTTCCCCTACGTGCCAGGGTTGTTGTCCTTCCGGGAGCTGCCGGTGCTGGCCGTGGCCTGGCAGCGACTGAAGGTGCGCCCGGACGTGCTCGTGTTCGATGGGCATGGCATCGCGCATCCACGCCGGCTGGGCATCGCGAGCCATGGGGGCCTGCTGTTCGGCATTCCCTCCATCGGCTGCGCGAAGTCGCTGCTGGTGGGGACCCACGGGAAGCTGGGGGAGGAGCGGGGCGCCACGTCCCCTCTGGTGCACAAGGGAGAGGTGGTGGGCATGGCGGTGCGCACGCGCCGGGCGGTCCAGCCCGTCTATGTGTCGGCCGGGCACCTGATGGACCTGCCCACCGCGGTGGAGCTGGTGTTGAAGGCGGCGCCTCGGTTCCGTGAGCCGGAGACCACGCGCCGCGCGCATCGGCTCGTCAATGACCTCCGGCGCGCGGGGGGCGAGGCAGCGGAGCTGGAGTGA